A genome region from Cervus canadensis isolate Bull #8, Minnesota chromosome 10, ASM1932006v1, whole genome shotgun sequence includes the following:
- the RPS21 gene encoding 40S ribosomal protein S21 has translation MQNDAGEFVDLYVPRKCSASNRIIGAKDHASIQMNVAEVDKVTGRFNGQFKTYAICGAIRRMGESDDSILRLAKADGIVSKNF, from the exons ATGCAGAACGACGCCGGTGAGTTCGTGGACCTGTATGTGCCGCGAAAATG CTCCGCCAGCAACCGTATCATCGGCGCCAAGGACCACGCGTCCATCCAGATGAACGTGGCCGAG GTTGACAAGGTGACAGGCAGGTTCAACGGCCAGTTTAAAACCTACGCTATCTGCGGGGCCATTCGCAGGATG GGTGAATCAGATGACTCCATTCTCCGGCTGGCCAAGGCCGACGGCATTGTCTCAAA GAACTTCTAA